The following are encoded in a window of Nitrospira sp. genomic DNA:
- a CDS encoding FliA/WhiG family RNA polymerase sigma factor: protein MSKAALPHERKSFSAQVGRREQLIKEFAHVIRAMAHRLAFRLPAYLDAEDLISVGTIGLMDAMTKYDPTREAKFKTYAEFRIRGAMLDEIRAMDWIPRSVHERISLLQKTHTVLMSRLGRPPQDEEVAAELKMSLEELDEFITRARGAVMISVDDLSLHEPDGHKVVKMLADTHTPDPLSSLVNERERESIAGAIQMLPEKERLVLTLYYYEELTMKEIGELLKVTESRVCQIHTKAIIRLKATLEAIS from the coding sequence ATGAGTAAGGCGGCATTACCACACGAGCGGAAATCTTTCTCGGCACAAGTGGGAAGGCGGGAGCAACTGATCAAGGAGTTTGCTCACGTCATTCGTGCCATGGCCCATCGGTTGGCCTTCCGGCTTCCGGCCTACCTGGATGCGGAAGATCTGATTTCGGTCGGTACCATCGGATTGATGGATGCCATGACGAAATATGATCCGACACGAGAAGCCAAGTTTAAGACCTATGCGGAGTTCCGTATTCGAGGCGCCATGCTCGATGAGATCCGTGCCATGGATTGGATTCCACGATCGGTCCATGAACGCATTTCCCTCCTCCAAAAAACACACACCGTCCTGATGAGTCGCCTCGGTCGGCCGCCGCAGGATGAGGAGGTCGCGGCCGAGTTGAAGATGTCGTTGGAAGAGCTGGATGAGTTCATCACACGGGCTCGGGGAGCGGTCATGATCAGTGTGGACGATCTGAGCCTCCATGAGCCGGACGGTCACAAAGTGGTGAAGATGTTAGCGGACACCCATACCCCCGATCCCCTCTCCTCACTGGTGAACGAACGTGAGCGCGAGTCGATTGCCGGGGCGATTCAGATGTTGCCGGAAAAAGAACGGCTCGTCCTCACGCTGTATTACTATGAAGAACTCACCATGAAAGAAATCGGAGAACTCCTCAAGGTCACTGAATCGCGCGTCTGCCAAATCCATACGAAAGCCATCATCCGGCTTAAAGCAACCCTGGAAGCGATCAGCTAG